The following are from one region of the Falsirhodobacter halotolerans genome:
- a CDS encoding LysR family transcriptional regulator — MDARFLESLIAVVDLGSIVAAARRQALTPAAVSQRLQVLEAEMRAPLLIRRANTITPTRLCLDLLPRMRSIVAECRALRQAAAPDALEGTLRVGAISTLLTGLVPDALRALRDNAPAITLQIEPGSSARLYDALLAGRLDAALIVAPPFDVPDQIALHTLKHEGLCLLLPPDHPTTDLAAVFRDLPLIEYDPTTWGGQLADRYLRDHGIRARRFCTLDGLEAISDLVARGIGAALVPRWHGVGRAHPVPGDAAYARRLVCAMPRGSDRPACDAAFLTALGLAP; from the coding sequence GTGGATGCGCGTTTTCTGGAAAGCCTGATCGCGGTGGTCGATCTGGGGTCGATCGTGGCCGCCGCGCGGCGGCAGGCGCTGACCCCCGCCGCCGTCAGCCAAAGATTGCAGGTGCTGGAGGCGGAGATGCGCGCCCCCCTGCTGATCCGCCGGGCCAACACCATCACCCCCACGCGCCTGTGTCTGGACCTGCTGCCCCGGATGCGGTCGATCGTGGCCGAATGCCGCGCCCTGCGGCAGGCCGCCGCCCCCGACGCGCTGGAGGGCACGTTGCGGGTGGGCGCGATCTCCACCCTCTTGACCGGCCTGGTCCCGGATGCCCTGCGCGCGCTGCGCGACAACGCCCCCGCGATCACCCTGCAGATCGAACCGGGCAGTTCGGCCCGGCTTTATGACGCGCTTCTGGCCGGGCGGCTGGACGCGGCGTTGATCGTGGCCCCGCCGTTCGACGTGCCGGACCAGATCGCCCTGCACACGTTGAAACACGAAGGCCTGTGCCTGCTTTTGCCCCCGGACCATCCGACGACCGACCTTGCCGCCGTGTTCCGCGACCTGCCCCTGATCGAATACGATCCCACCACCTGGGGCGGCCAACTGGCCGACCGCTATCTTCGCGATCACGGCATTCGCGCGCGGCGGTTCTGTACCCTGGACGGGCTGGAGGCGATTTCCGATCTGGTGGCGCGGGGCATCGGCGCGGCGCTGGTGCCCCGTTGGCACGGCGTGGGGCGGGCGCATCCGGTTCCGGGCGACGCCGCCTATGCCCGCCGGCTGGTCTGCGCGATGCCGCGCGGTTCGGACCGGCCGGCCTGCGATGCGGCGTTTCTGACGGCCCTCGGGCTCGCCCCCTAA